A window of the Plasmodium vivax chromosome 12, whole genome shotgun sequence genome harbors these coding sequences:
- a CDS encoding hypothetical protein, conserved (encoded by transcript PVX_117490A), with product MNFLRSRKGGAGEGKKKPPEEEKKEEKKKQNFLKVAFNYVKYILDNKVKSKYKYSFFMGLFIIFLIFNGFFQMLLEFYHTHFYKFKYIDVSDTDKLKEIFFSNKPYLVYCKNDKQETIHPAINSSRSNFPDILNIAIINCNSLLPSKQTVYERFAMDPKTKAFIICYGRKPKPITLNMLNNKKKFVSFVREALVFSVPFFSKFPQFQTKCLNKNKKCILFICGIHITNRGIKYNYINDIFVNNKYFDISPMILDNRKFLLKLSDEVFSSYNKKRDIHVLCLFNSPEGETDHYYGYFYKDDFEDFPKLSSFVSDCMKATGKSPEVVKLSAVPQIKYRTSKKK from the coding sequence atgaacTTTTTGCGAAGCAGGAAAGGAGGAGcgggggaaggcaaaaaaaaacccccagaggaggagaaaaaggaggagaaaaaaaaacagaactTTCTCAAAGTTGCGTTCAACTACGTAAAGTACATTTTGGATAACAAAGTGAAAAGCAAATATAagtactccttttttatgggtctgtttataatttttttaatcttcaATGGGTTTTTTCAAATGCTGCTGGAGTTTTACCACAcgcatttttacaaattcaaGTACATTGACGTATCTGACACGGACAAGTTGAAGGAAATCTTTTTCAGCAACAAGCCATATTTGGTGTActgcaaaaatgataaacagGAGACAATTCACCCAGCCATTAATTCCAGCCGGTCAAATTTTCCAGACATTCTTAACATTGCAATTATTAACTGTAATAGTTTACTTCCAAGCAAGCAGACCGTCTATGAGCGTTTCGCTATGGACCCCAAGACGAAGGCCTTCATCATTTGCTACGGAAGGAAACCAAAACCAATTACGCTAAACATGCTGAataacaagaaaaaattcgTATCATTTGTGAGGGAAGCGCTAGTATTtagtgttccttttttttccaaatttccGCAATTTCAAACCaaatgtttaaataaaaataaaaaatgcatcctcttcatttgcGGAATTCATATTACCAATAGGGGCATAAAATACAATTACATTAAtgacatttttgttaataataaatattttgatataaGTCCTATGATTTTGGACAATAGGAAGTTTTTGCTCAAACTGAGTGATGAGGTGTTTTCCTCCTATAATAAGAAGCGGGATATTCATGTGCTTTGCCTTTTTAACTCCCCCGAGGGGGAGACAGACCACTACTACGGGTACTTTTACAAGGACGATTTTGAGGACTTCCCCAAGCTGTCCTCCTTCGTCTCCGACTGCATGAAGGCCACCGGCAAGAGCCCCGAGGTTGTCAAGCTCTCCGCCGTCCCCCAAATTAAGTACAGGACGAGCAAGAAGAAGTGA
- a CDS encoding hypothetical protein, conserved (encoded by transcript PVX_117495A), which translates to MIPLFKIGIVLIRQVSKPISGYIKKKAIENKKFKSICIYCGKKYYFFEQYIQKKFYNANATNVNYSSYISESKSVNVGSELLGETIIFLVAAIIIVAEYKRNSLKEAKKETVLNHKLETLKLQVLELQKENDEIMKVVFPNRKNVRDSRSFQVTHSNFFRDVYNRIVGRPGDDQPDKGKPEG; encoded by the coding sequence ATGATTCCCCTTTTCAAAATCGGAATCGTTCTCATAAGACAAGTTAGCAAACCCATATCGGgctacataaaaaagaaagccatagaaaataaaaaatttaaaagcaTCTGCATCTACTGTGGGAAGAAGTATTATTTCTTCGAGCAGTACATccagaaaaaattttacaacgCAAATGCGACCAACGTTAATTACAGCTCCTATATAAGTGAGAGCAAATCAGTTAACGTAGGGAGTGAGTTGCTTGGAGAgactatcatttttttagtgGCGGCCATAATCATTGTAGCTGAGTACAAAAGGAACAGTTTGaaggaggcgaaaaaggaaacggTGTTAAACCATAAGCTGGAAACGCTCAAATTGCAAGTACTAGAATTGCAGAAGGAAAACGACGAAATTATGAAAGTCGTTTTTCCCAACAGGAAGAATGTGCGTGATAGCAGAAGCTTCCAGGTTACGcactccaatttttttagagATGTGTACAACAGAATTGTGGGCAGGCCCGGGGACGATCAGCCAGATAAGGGCAAGCCGGAGGGGTAG
- a CDS encoding hypothetical protein, conserved (encoded by transcript PVX_117500A) has translation MKHSRGGQPSERANTLRRSKYQLRGKKSEAGKNAQEEESDGNSNEASDSSLSCSSKYMTREENVEERGTFHDLRNGQLIRDGLNCEVDTRVDLPNDEANYQKYSLHHVSNAFTKQTLVYDHYKRKDILLSLWWKNMIDLYSDILITNVYSNVSNIDVLNMNRKVRENYEYLNEGIVLFHNSSRRENYKMSILRVVTKEQVNKKNEKEIFYSSSLRDNTIDDSFKKYYKNKYKNIPVIKRYNCLNLPYYCTNSSILYCGRDGVSNQGESDWGGDAGNVIIAGKSIRGNIFLYNVGKTIDRINRMEDEEAEDRRVSEDGGGSSGGSSRSSGDSSSSCRSSGRSRGTVRGSAKGSSLVEGEDEAEEREEGRTTPSRFKKNAQVVNSKNGYPPNWDNHHSRKNKSSESYKKKIKDRKICDGELLLELVGHKKTGKGLFFRNNYLLSNGDDKNIFIYDINGGTVRGSENKHENDHVNVSKMNPFISIKTNELYSNVRWLYDSLVIGSTYSGYFSLFDIRMRNRSAGGVGGGVGGGVGGEVCSGGEVCSGGRLDSGGGGASAPPHHGVQTRSNVDVHSVHKKITKYEISDIDKYNSDDNNLICMSSLNNIFIFDLRFINNNLPYKIMHDNSYNNYSINESYFEPYQTAVQNGEYSSSTNVNYFYDHSYNNYYNEDFFNSDTFIHSLFWCNIEGFNYIGSLNNKGIINLFDVNKSKHHCVFTYGCKYIKLFRFNPFKINNFVSVDKNNILILFTLPDQIYKSDLDLYLQDSLREG, from the coding sequence ATGAAGCACAGCAGGGGGGGCCAGCCGAGCGAAAGGGCCAACACGCTGAGGAGGAGCAAGTACCAGctgaggggcaaaaaaagcgAGGCAGGCAAAAATGCACAGGAAGAAGAATCGGATGGGAACTCCAACGAGGCAAGTGATTCCTCCCTGTCTTGTTCGTCCAAATATATGACAAGGGAGGAAAATGTAGAGGAAAGAGGAACCTTCCACGATCTGCGAAACGGCCAGCTGATTCGAGACGGACTCAACTGTGAGGTAGACACAAGGGTAGACCTCCCTAATGATGAAGCGAACTACCAAAAGTACTCGCTCCACCATGTGAGCAATGCATTCACGAAGCAAACCCTGGTGTATGACCACTACAAAAGGAAGGACATCCTCCTTAGCCTCTGgtggaaaaatatgatagACCTATATTCAGACATTTTAATAACCAACGTGTATAGCAACGTAAGCAATATAGATGTGCTCAATATGAATCGAAAGGTGAGGGAAAACTACGAGTACTTGAACGAAGGCATTGTCTTGTTTCACAACTCCAGTAGGAGAGAGAATTACAAAATGAGCATCCTACGGGTGGTTACAAAGGAACAAGTGAacaagaaaaacgaaaaagaaattttctaCTCCTCATCCCTCAGGGATAACACCATCGATGACTCTTTTAAgaagtattataaaaataaatataaaaacatccCAGTTATTAAAAGGTACAACTGTTTGAATCTTCCCTATTATTGCACCAATTCTAGCATCCTGTACTGCGGTAGGGATGGGGTGAGCAACCAGGGGGAGAGTGACTGGGGGGGAGACGCAGGGAACGTGATCATAGCGGGCAAGTCCATACGGGGGAATATATTCCTCTACAATGTTGGCAAAACCATCGACCGGATTAACAGGATGGAGGATGAGGAGGCGGAGGACAGGAGAGTGAGTGAAGATGGGGGGGGTAGCAGCGGTGGTAGCAGCCGTAGCAGCGGTGATAGCAGTAGTAGCTGCCGTAGCAGCGGCCGAAGCAGAGGCACCGTCCGGGGTAGCGCCAAGGGGAGTAGCCTcgtggagggggaagacgaaGCAGAGGAGCGCGAGGAGGGAAGGACCACCCCAAGTcgtttcaaaaaaaacgcacaagtTGTtaatagcaaaaatgggtaCCCCCCAAACTGGGATAACCATCATAgtagaaaaaacaaatcatccgaaagttataaaaaaaaaataaaagaccGAAAAATATGTGATGGGGAATTACTACTCGAATTAGTTGGGCATAAGAAAACAGGAAAGGGTCTTTTCTTCAGAAATAATTATCTCCTCAGCAATGGGGACGACAAGAACATATTCATCTACGACATTAATGGCGGCACTGTACGGGGCAGCGAAAATAAACACGAAAACGATCACGTCAATGTCTCTAAAATGAATCCGTTTATCTCGATCAAGACGAATGAGCTGTATAGCAATGTGCGGTGGCTGTACGACTCGCTAGTCATCGGCTCTACCTACAGTGGGTACTTCTCCTTGTTTGACATCCGCATGAGGAACAGGAGCGCGGGGGGCGTTGGCGGCGGGGTTGGCGGCGGGGTTGGCGGCGAGGTTTGCAGCGGTGGCGAGGTTTGCAGCGGTGGCCGCCTTGACAGCGGGGGAGGCGGAGCGAGTGCTCCCCCCCACCACGGCGTGCAAACCCGCAGCAACGTGGACGTCCACTCCGTCCACAAGAAAATCACAAAGTACGAAATATCCGACATTGACAAATACAACAGCGACGATAACAACCTCATCTGCATGAGCTCGCTAAAcaacattttcattttcgacTTGAggtttattaataataacttgccttataaaattatgcacgATAATTCATATAACAACTATAGCATTAATGAGTCCTACTTTGAACCCTACCAGACGGctgtgcaaaatggagagtaCAGCAGCAGCACCAATGTGAATTACTTTTACGACCATTcgtataataattattataatgaagATTTCTTTAACTCGGATACTTTTATTCACTCTCTTTTTTGGTGTAACATTGAGGGGTTTAACTACATCGGGTCGCTGAACAACAAGGGCATCATCAATCTGTTCGACGTGAACAAGAGCAAGCACCACTGCGTTTTCACTTACGGCTGCAAGTACATCAAGCTCTTCAGGTTCAACCCcttcaaaattaacaactttGTCTCCGTGGACAAGAACAACATCCTCATCCTTTTTACCCTCCCCGACCAGATATACAAGAGCGACTTGGACCTCTACCTCCAGGACAGCCTCCGCGAGGGGTAG
- a CDS encoding hypothetical protein, conserved (encoded by transcript PVX_117505A), producing MLGLILKNALQRSRYHIAARLNRPHVRVPQFSSQNNSLLAIEKDQFYVNPLRKLTCIGCGEFLQTTDERKSGFVPFSVYEKYSNGRIKFYTKVKGEEVASVPDGVKVDVNNFPSFRVKTKIILCRRCYRLQHYKCADTQCEVDTKRIENIIKCRTQLQEGVKRRGKKGGTQKGGQSTTQTEQEEHASRGKSPEGTPVEGTPPEGTPVEGTPPEGTPVEGTPPEGTPVEGAPPLDGDSPAQMSNPTEASNIKNEATILLEHLSRGRKHRRGVSPHRREAQKGEAAEGGGPNGRFAPIEEEKRESSVTDDAGREVDSQMEDTEVASGQRHYHDPSYRIDRRSVNIYEKRDILKKRNDMKRLDAEKMEVSTAKYVEGDRNEVMNNLIKKMKRKSLVLYLIDITNIENTILPELYIGCKNKDINIIWLVNKVDCLPKMANLERVKIWFRNLVRQIKNAHINDLIFISALKFFNFNVLEERMKFHVDLEKGTDIYIVGCVNVGKSTFVNSFLKYINYKHLGDIYSRRKKGGVTTSNIPYTTLNYNTFQLKKNIKIIDTMGIPTKYQYSSILYKDIDLNSISFHKRIQPLTYKLKENASLILGSLCYINLVYGSFTLLTLYISNRVTIHMCRSEKVESFLERKKCSFLYPPHVKADFELLKPFVKHTVKVVGKDFESIDDIVIGDLCWFSVTGRGIKVFEIYAPKNLKIYRRPSMISDAVRHTQVDVFKCKSYRGRTAKVLRKKKKLIEELDRQNPGRRQQMKGLTLQGEPSAVPGGAAVSTPVAPLVGDPREVESIAHHL from the coding sequence ATGCTTGGCCTAATTCTGAAGAACGCTCTCCAGAGAAGCAGGTATCACATTGCTGCCCGTTTGAACCGCCCACACGTAAGGGTCCCACAATTTAGCAGCCAAAATAACTCCCTCTTGGCTATTGAAAAGGACCAGTTTTACGTCAACCCGTTAAGGAAACTAACCTGCATAGGATGTGGGGAGTTCCTCCAAACCACAGACGAAAGAAAATCTGGGTTCGTCCCCTTTAGCGTGTATGAAAAGTACAGTAATGGGAGGATAAAATTCTACACCAAagtgaagggggaggaagtggcTTCAGTTCCTGATGGGGTGAAGGTCGATGTGAATAACTTCCCCAGTTTCCGCGTCAAGACGAAGATTATTCTGTGCAGGAGGTGCTACAGGCTGCAGCATTATAAATGTGCAGACACGCAGTGCGAGGTGGACACGAAGAGgattgaaaatattatcaaGTGCAGGACGCAGCTGCAGGAGGGGGTGAAGCGtagggggaagaaggggggtacccaaaaagggggacaatCCACCACACAGACTGAACAGGAAGAACACGCCTCCCGGGGGAAGTCCCCCGAAGGTACACCCGTTGAAGGTACCCCCCCCGAAGGTACACCCGTTGAAGGTACCCCCCCCGAAGGTACACCCGTTGAAGGTACCCCCCCCGAAGGTACACCCGTTGAAGGTGCACCACCCCTTGATGGCGATTCCCCCGCCCAGATGAGCAACCCAACGGAAGCCTccaatattaaaaatgaagcgaCAATTTTGTTGGAACACCTTTCGCGCGGGAGGAAGCATCGGCGGGGTGTTTCACCACACAGGAGGGaggcgcaaaaaggagaggcgGCGGAAGGGGGGGGCCCAAATGGCCGCTTCGCACCAattgaggaggaaaaaagggaaagcagcGTAACTGATGACGCGGGAAGGGAGGTGGACTCCCAAATGGAGGATACAGAGGTGGCTTCTGGGCAAAGGCACTACCACGACCCGTCGTACCGCATCGACCGGAGGAGCGTCAACATCTACGAGAAAAGGGACATCctgaaaaaacgaaatgacaTGAAAAGGCTGGAcgcggaaaaaatggaggtgaGCACAGCCAAGTACGTGGAAGGAGACCGAAATGAGGTCATGaacaatttaataaaaaaaatgaaaagaaaatcgCTAGTGTTGTACCTAATCGATATAACAAATATTGAAAATACAATCCTCCCCGAGCTCTACATAggatgtaaaaataaagacattAACATCATATGGCTAGTTAATAAAGTAGACTGCCTACCGAAAATGGCAAATCTGGAGAGGGTAAAAATCTGGTTCCGAAACTTAgtaaggcaaataaaaaacgcacacataAATGATTTAATATTCATTTCGGCTTTAaagtttttcaattttaatgtGTTAGAGGAAAGAATGAAGTTCCACGTGGATTTAGAGAAAGGAACGGACATATACATAGTCGGTTGTGTAAATGTAGGCAAGTCAACTTTcgtaaattcttttttaaaatatattaattataaacattTGGGAGACATCTACagtaggagaaaaaaaggaggtgtTACCACATCGAACATCCCATATACAacattaaattataacacttttcaattaaaaaaaaatataaaaattattgacaCCATGGGGATTCCAACCAAATATCAGTACTCCTCCATTCTCTACAAGGATATCGATTTGAACAGCATCTCCTTCCACAAACGGATTCAACCCCTCACTTATAAGCTGAAGGAAAATGCGTCCCTGATACTGGGTAGTCTATGCTATATAAATTTGGTATACGGCTCCTTCACTCTCCTAACCCTTTACATCTCCAATAGGGTTACCATCCACATGTGCAGAAGTGAAAAAGTGGAGTCTTttttggagagaaaaaaatgctccttTTTGTACCCCCCTCATGTGAAGGCCGATTTTGAGCTTCTGAAGCCTTTCGTGAAACACACCGTCAAAGTGGTTGGGAAAGACTTCGAAAGCATCGACGATATTGTCATTGGAGACCTCTGCTGGTTCTCTGTCACTGGGCGCGGCATTAAAGTCTTCGAGATATACGCCcctaaaaatttgaagatatACCGTAGGCCGTCCATGATTAGCGATGCCGTTAGGCACACCCAGGTGGACGTGTTCAAATGCAAGTCCTACCGGGGAAGGACCGCCAAGGTGCTccggaaaaagaagaagctcatTGAGGAGCTCGATCGGCAGAACCCCGGCCGCCGCCAGCAAATGAAGGGCCTCACCCTGCAGGGGGAGCCAAGCGCTGTGCCGGGCGGAGCGGCGGTCTCCACGCCAGTCGCCCCCCTCGTTGGGGACCCGCGCGAGGTCGAAAGCATCGCCCATCATTTGTAA
- a CDS encoding DEAD-box RNA helicase, putative (encoded by transcript PVX_117510A), giving the protein MSVQEETPSAEKTNDEKTNDKSTNEGVKGAPAEQEQKKEDTKVEGKDDLKSESKDDAKSEGKDDAKSEGKGDAKSEGKDALKNEGTNDAKGAAGGEDVMNMLLNYLQRNKDDPKIMQTMLSMMSGQGKDGTAGEGDKKTEEKEAGKKKDEEAAQTDGAQKTEEVKQTGNKLLNLFSTKIEKNVFPTFSFSSGLNSTGNGAKEGPPSAGSIFGDGKKSFFAEFGEDKNRNVSASNKFPFSGFSGFGGTPFGSGKKNEDGAATQGETAHGIFTKGTGAAGASESNEKEEEEAEKSSTVVKKKFETLVNDDDDYIIENADTKEPLEEEAISLIENMNLVNSNEKERKLTNFDFSKALSNDNNEEVRDIKLYRSRNTWEELNIDNDLIQILTYLKFFAPSKIQGLALPYILNSDKNLIAQAQNGSGKTLTFVISMLSKINRNQGVLQAMCICPTRELAQQNYEVVGKFTKYLTVKVFLAVPLCERFNKNAGFQIYVGTPGKTLDYLKRKYVDTKHVSIFVLDEADDLIDIKNNMSSQVESIKRFLPKRCQILLFSATYNEEVRTFADRFAPRASKISVRQEDLTLKCVKQYYLLTENDEQKYYYLSELYCSMSISQCVIFVNSKVSAYSLYQYMTERGHNVTLICADSVISRFTRNQIQKANVLGMDPKTRDTLMSDFKSGVSKVLICTDLLSRGIDVPTISLVINFDLPYVYQGRISDNYGNGFSNRKVNMETYIHRIGRTGRFGTKGMAINFISKSQLVHIKQIEQFYQCVISDLEIDSELMISSSKGG; this is encoded by the coding sequence ATGAGCGTACAGGAGGAAACCCCCAGTGCCGAAAAAACCAACgatgaaaaaacgaatgacAAGTCGACGAACGAGGGGGTGAAGGGTGCACCCGCCGAGCAGGAGCAGAAGAAAGAGGACACTAAGGTGGAAGGTAAAGATGATCTGAAAAGTGAAAGCAAAGATGATGCCAAAAGTGAAGGCAAAGATGATGCCAAAAGCGAAGGCAAAGGCGATGCCAAGAGCGAAGGCAAAGATGCTCTGAAAAACGAGGGAACAAACGACGCGAAGGGCGCAGCCGGCGGGGAGGACGTCATGAACATGCTGCTGAACTACCTGCAGAGGAACAAGGACGACCCCAAAATCATGCAAACCATGCTGAGCATGATGAGCGGGCAGGGCAAAGACGGCACCGCGGGGGAAGGAGACAAAAAAACGGAGGAGAAAGAGGcgggaaagaagaaagacGAAGAGGCAGCACAAACAGATGGTGCCCAAAAAACTGAGGAAGTGAAACAGACGGGAAACAAACTGCTAAACCTGTTTAGCaccaaaattgaaaaaaacgtttttccCACGTTCAGCTTTTCCAGCGGATTAAACAGCACGGGGAATGGCGCAAAGGAGGGACCTCCCAGCGCAGGAAGCATTTTCGGagacggaaaaaaaagtttcttTGCCGAATTTGGCGAAGATAAAAACCGAAACGTCAGTGCGAGCAACAAGTTCCCCTTTAGCGGATTCAGCGGGTTCGGTGGCACCCCCTTTGGCAGCGGGAAGAAGAACGAAGACGGGGCCGCCACACAGGGGGAAACAGCCCACGGAATCTTCACCAAGGGAACGGGCGCAGCAGGTGCCAGTGAAAGCaatgagaaggaggaggaagaagctgaaAAGAGCAGCAccgtggtgaagaagaaattcGAAACTCTGGTCAACGACGACGATGATTACATTATAGAAAACGCAGATACGAAGGAGCCActcgaagaagaagcaatCTCCTTGATAGAAAATATGAACCTAGTCAATAGCAAtgagaaggagaggaagctAACCAATTTCGATTTCAGCAAAGCGTTAAGCAATGATAATAACGAAGAAGTGAGAGACATTAAGCTGTATCGCTCGAGAAACACATGGGAAGAATTAAACATAGACAATGACCTTATACAGATTCTCAcgtatttaaaattttttgccccttcgaAAATACAAGGGTTGGCTCTTCCCTACATTTTAAATAGCGATAAGAATTTAATAGCGCAGGCGCAAAATGGGTCAGGAAAAACACTCACCTTTGTCATTTCGATGCTGTCCAAAATTAATAGAAACCAAGGGGTGCTGCAAGCCATGTGTATCTGTCCAACGAGGGAACTCGCTCAACAGAATTATGAAGTTGTGGGGAAATTCACCAAGTACCTAACGGTGAAAGTATTCCTAGCTGTACCGCTCTGCGAaagatttaataaaaatgcagGCTTCCAAATATACGTGGGAACCCCAGGAAAGACGCTGGACTATTTGAAGAGGAAATATGTAGACACTAAGCATGTGTCCATTTTTGTACTAGACGAAGCTGATGATTTaattgatataaaaaataatatgtcATCCCAAGTGGAAAGTATCAAAAGGTTTTTACCAAAGCGTTGCCAAATTCTTCTCTTCTCCGCTACGTATAATGAAGAGGTACGAACCTTCGCCGATAGGTTTGCCCCTCGTGCATCTAAAATAAGTGTCCGTCAGGAGGATTTGACGTTAAAGTGTGTGAAGCAGTATTATCTCCTCACGGAAAATGACGAGCAGAAGTATTACTACCTATCTGAGTTATACTGCTCCATGAGCATTTCCCAGTGcgtcatttttgtgaattctAAAGTTTCGGCTTATAGTCTCTACCAGTATATGACGGAGCGTGGCCATAATGTAACTCTCATTTGCGCCGATAGTGTGATCAGCAGGTTTACACGAAATCAAATACAAAAGGCGAATGTGCTGGGTATGGACCCCAAAACGAGGGATACCCTTATGTCCGATTTTAAGAGTGGCGTCTCGAAGGTTCTAATCTGCACAGATTTGCTCTCCAGGGGGATTGACGTCCCCACCATCAGCTTGGTCATCAATTTTGATCTCCCCTACGTCTACCAAGGGAGAATTTCAGACAACTATGGAAACGGTTTCTCCAACAGGAAGGTGAACATGGAAACGTACATCCATCGTATCGGACGGACGGGAAGATTCGGCACCAAAGGAATGGCCATCAATTTTATAAGCAAAAGTCAGCTCGTTCATATTAAGCAAATAGAGCAGTTTTACCAGTGCGTCATTTCGGATTTGGAAATCGATTCCGAGCTGAtgatttcttcctccaagggggggtAG
- a CDS encoding hypothetical protein, conserved (encoded by transcript PVX_117515A) — protein sequence MDRHPFASSKNDSGSAQLPTGLGTPMSINHSFSVNNPTPFDKNDLTIYFDSFLNKTNHPYICFAHVFFKLLAVSLYFLGPFLFRSEKSNEHDFIITFAVTLFLVSLDFYLVKNITGRFLVKMIWWIDANEDYSNKIIFKSSEESLLNGTDKKVFWYALYANFLIWLSQALQMLMSFQFCWFLLCFLCLFLSFYNLFNFWKCSKEQHKVVGTFLNRINLSQLYKKVFSG from the exons ATGGACAGACACCCATTTGCTAGCTCCAAAAATGACTCGGGAAGTGCGCAGCTCCCAACCGGCTTAGGAACCCCCATGAGCATTAACCACTCCTTCAGTGTGAATAACCCTACGCCATTTGATAAAAACGACCTGACCATCTACTTTGACAGTTTCCTCAACAAAACCAACCACCCGTACATTTGTTTCgcccacgttttttttaagctccTCGCCGTGTCGCT ATACTTCCTAGGACCCTTCCTATTTCGAAGTGAAAAATCGAATGAACATGACTTCATCATCACGTTTGCGGTTACCCTATTTTTAGTTTCGCTGGATTTTTATTtggttaaaaatattaccgGCAG GTTCCTGGTGAAGATGATCTGGTGGATCGACGCCAATGAGGATTACTccaacaaaataattttcaagTCGTCGGAAGAGAGCCTGCTGAATGGCACAGACAAGAAGGTTTTTTGGTACGCACTGTATgcaaactttttaatatggCTGAGTCAGGCCTTACAGATGCTGATGTCCTTTCAGTTTTGCTGGTTTTTGCTCTGCTTTCTGTGCCTATTTCTCTccttttacaatttatttaatttttggaAGTGCTCCAAGGAGCAGCATAAAGTCGTGGGCACCTTTTTGAACCGCATCAATTTGAGTCAGCTCTACAAGAAGGTGTTCAGTGGGTAG